The Phragmites australis chromosome 1, lpPhrAust1.1, whole genome shotgun sequence genomic interval agGTTGATGGTGTCGGTTGGATGAGTGAGgtggatgagacgagatatgagTGGTGTTACAGGTTTTTGTCCTACCCGGATGTCTAGTTCCTCtgggtaggttgggagagggacgtagacaccgtagaccgcttgcatcgtttaagcattgaTCGTTGTTGCACTtttcgtgcttactacatgtcgcatatgagaatgataagccgattacctttgtagaTGTGACTTTTTAGTATGCAGATCGATGGTGGCAGGCATGAGGCTGGTTGGGGTATtcagtttgctccgggagtagttctggatgaccccaaCACCTATCGACACATGATCAAATGGTCGAGACTTagtggaaaaggttgacatgagtactcTCTTgcatggacctgtgtggtcatgcaagccgtatgatACTCAAGTTATGTAGGTAAAGAAGTACCCCTGCaggatgtaaaaatattttgaaatgttgcgctctcggtcatgagcattctTTTGTCTATTtacagcagtcgtagagttacaatTGCGATTtggtatggttgagatgttgagatggttcgttATAGATGTTTGTACTATGGTTCATTCTACATTATGTCCAGTTGATGTTTATaggctagtttgttactttggtcaagtatagatattctcacacatgtttatgtcaaatttgctttcgcatatgattTTATTTAATCATGTggccgtattcttgctaacatcctaatatataatccttggagtcagactATTTATTAGTGAttattatggattaaatcttgcgagtaccttcgtacttagctgctctataggttttgcaagtgaggaggagttgatttttggctacttcatgcccggcGATACGAGTGgggggaatgagtagtgcatcccACTCATGGAGGTCGCACGTTTGggatgaagcctaagggcatatggtttcacccatcttttgttatttttagcttttatttttgatgcttagtttcttttgctggttaggagttagACATATTTTAGTCTCTTCCTAGCTCTATTTTACTATAAATTGTACTAACTTGGtgtatgcttaagaacttataatataatataaattactccctctttcttaaactttgtTATAATGTTccatgttggaaaggtatgtgttccgatcttgggtacaaaataCGTGCCGGGTCTACCagagcggtattctgattaatcgctGAAGTCGTAATTAagaaaatgatcgacttaatgattaattagaatattgtttgaacGGTTCCTCATAGCTGGTATCAGAGCTGTTGTTCGCTATTGGCCGTTGATGCAGATCTGTAGCAGAAGGGACCCGTCCACCAGCGAGATCCATCGTCTGCACTCCGTCGACAAGGTCTACCGTCTACGGCTTTCGCGTTGTCCACACTCTGTCGGCATGGTTCGCCATCCGCATCTCCACCAATGAAAATCATCTATTAAGTAATTTGCTTCTCATCCCGTGATAAAACAGTACCGCAAAGGGTTGACGACCCTATTGGAATGGGGACGTCGACCCTGTCTATCCCTGACCCTTGATTCGGGATGGTGTCCTAGGATTGCGAAACGCGAGGTCGACTCTGTTTTTAGTGACTATGATCTGAACTTCAGGAAACTCTATCAGTAGAGTGAGTTCCTTGttgttattgttttttttaatgaaattgGAGGGGATTTATCCCCTACTAATGAATATATTAAAGGAAAACCAAAGTAAGGTTCATGTACAAGTCAAAGAAGGAAAACAGAAAAGACTGAAGGTAAACGATTACATCAAACTAGAAACTAGCCATTCTGCTATATGAGAAAAATAGCTTCCTTTCGCACGATCGATAAACATGGCGAATTCATGCACAATAAATATTGAATACCCTATCTTACAGCTAGCCCTATTTTATCTAGGATTTTTCTTGGAAGTCTTTTACAGGAGGAGATGCGGGAGGGGGGAATCGAAACCCCCCGCCTCACCACGCCTATGTGGGTGTTGCCAATCAAGCTACTGCCCGTCCGCTTTGTTGGCTTATAAATGCCACGAGTCGTGCAATCATATGCAGCGGTGGATCCAACCAGGATCTAGTTGTAGCTCGACTGAAATGAAGGGGCGGACGAGCGAGGAagagaaggtggggaagaagagaggtgtggggaaggagaaagaagaagctaGCTCTTTTAAGAGTttgtttatttggatttttagCTTATGACTTCTGATAGCAGGAAAGTCAAAAGCTGAAGCTTAAATAAATGGGATTTTTGAAAAATGGTTTTTGAGAGCCAGAAAATTGTTTATAAGGAAATAAATAGAAGCTAAGAAGCTAGTTGAGAGTagttttttctgaaaaaggtatactgagaaattaaaaatttattgtaaaaaccaatagctaaaataaaaaaatagttttttaaaaaaccataaacacagtttttttaaaaaaaactaaaaacagaaaTCCAAATAAACAATCCAGCTCTGCCACTTATCAAATGTTCACCTCTACGCCTTGTTGGTATATCATGActtgatcttttttttctcaagaaCGTGTATGTCACCACTTTGAAACTTTTATAGAAGAAATAGTCCTCTTTCAACAAACCTCGATGACCAAGGGATGACGTCTTGCATGCGTTGTGATCTGAGATCTTGCTCCATACTCCATAGTGGTGGTCCTGCTGCATCTGTCTGTTGGAGTGTTGGGCCTTTGAGCAGTAAAGCTGCATCCTGCCCTGCCGTTCCCGACTAGCTGTTTGTAGTGGAGAATGAAGAAATTCGTTGCACTTTCACCACTACAGGGGTCTGTCTTTACTCTTGCAGAGTTGAGCTAGTGCTGTACGTGCTTGTCATTTATATCTTGTCAAGATGTTCCCTCGTACGATTCTGTCAGCAGGGTAGCAGGATTTAAACGAAAACAGCAGCCACCATCAGTTCACAACGTGGATGTGTGCATGGGCAAATGGCAACCACGTGCGAGCCTTCTCCGTCTGTCGTGTGTTGATAATTCCCAACTCGGTGCTACCATGTTTGGTCCTGATCAATGTTTTTCCTTACCGATCCATGTGGTGAGCAGCCTATGCATTCCGCACTGCTGTGCCTCGCGTTTCACAGTTTCTTAGGTATGTTTAGTTTGCGACTAGGTTAGGCAAAATATGGTGCGTTATAAAAAATGTGGTGAATAAATGGAACGATGTAAGTATAATAAACTTTtactatgacacttagaacaTAGTGTCATGCGAGAGTGTTAGGGTCATTATTCATCGTGGTCACTATAGAGATCGTAAATATTTTTTCTCGAACATATAGAAGAATTATGTATCGTTATAttaaggagaaaaaaataaaagataatataaattttatctttTTCCACCTCCGAACGGATAAGAGAACACTCATACACTCAAACCCCCAGAACTAATACAATTGCACCACAGGCAACAGGAAAGACCAAAGAGCACCGAATGCTAGACCATCAGGTCCTGCAGTCTTTTTGCCTCGACCGCACACCACACCACGTCCTCATCTGCAATCTCGCGAAAGGTGGACTGCATACTTAGGCGTAGTGCCCTTGAAGACGTAGCAGTTGCGATGTTTTTAAATCCAACATACGTATATAATGATAAGCGAATTAAAACCGCGCGCCGCTTCTCTTATGGACTTTACGTGCTGCTTGACGCCACCGGTCTAGAAAGGAGCCTTGGCGTCGGGTCGGAGCGACATGCTGCAGGCCCATCCCTAGCAGCTGCTCAAACCAAATATGTCATAAGATCACACAGTTGACTAGGAGATGTGTGATGTAGCAGCTGTGGCTAGCAAGCCAAACGAAATACTTAGCCCGTGATGAGACAAGACCTTCCAAATACGTTGCCATGGCTCGAAGCCGACACTACCGGAGAAGAAGACCGTGTAGACCCATTTGATGGAGAACTCACTGGACGCCGCCGTGGTCCAGATATGTCGATCTGCGATTCCAAGCTATAAGCTGGTCTCGGCCGCCAGATCCTATATCTATATGAACTCAGCCATGGCAGGCATGGACGGTGCCCTCCGAATGTCACTTATCCGGGTGCTGTTGGTGAGCGCCTCACTGACGGAGCGCCTGTTGACGAGCCGGCTGGGCACCATGAAAAGCAAATACGGAACCAACTCACTGACGGATTTACCCAGCAACTGCCTATCCGATGGAAACAAAGTGCGTTTGCCCGTTTATTGCCTTCGGCTTTGGCAATCCGAAACCCGCCCACAGATTGCTCGCATCCGTAAGGCCCAACCCAGCGTAAGATCAGTAATCTGGTAGGTGGATCTATACAGGATCACTACCGTGCTCTCATTTGTATCCCACTGTTGCAGTGTGACATCTGTAGAAGAGGCGATAGACTCGAGAACTGAATACACTAGTACTAAGAACTAACATTGCCGTTGCCCCTTGTCACGTTGCCAGGGCGATTTCATCTTCtaacatattctaatttatGTCGATTTTGAGGTGGATTCAGATTCCAGACATCCAACGTCAAGTTGATGCAGTTTTCACTGCAAGTAATGTGCATATAAACTAGGAGATTATAAACAATGATTTATTTGCGTGTTTTCACTGCAAGTAATGTGCATATAAACTAGAAGATTATAAACAATGATTTATTTGCGTGTTTTTTCCCCGCCTGAACAATGGAGCAGTACATCTTATAACCTTCTACAAGGTATATAAACACTTCATTGTCTTCCTCAGCGGAATAGGATTACATGCTGCTGCTCCTGACCCTGCAGCCTGACCATTCTTGACGCGTTTCTCCTCTGCTCCTGCAGGtaagaaggaagaaaaggttGAGCAGATGAAAGCACTTGCTCAGTCAACTGCTCACCCCTCCGGCACGACAACCCAACAATATTCAGAAGCGAGAACCAACCTGGAGCAGCTGCAGCCGGTACTGCCTCTGTCCCTGCTGTATCACGGAGATGAGCCTCATGACGACGTAGAACGGCAGCAAGATCCCACTAGCCCGCAGCAAGTATACCTTCAAAGCGAAGAAACACTTTGTCAGAATCCATCACAGTAACCACTCTGAATCTCTGAACCTTTTTCTTAACAGCGCGAAGAAACATGCAGGTAGAGTTAATTGAACCCACTGTCAGGATGCTGAACGCGTGCTGATTCGCCGCTCCGACCGTCACCACGGAGACGAGGTGCCTCAGCAGCAGCACGATCGTGAACTGCACGGACAGGCAGAATTCAGAGCTCAGAGTTCGGGCACAGCTTCTCTGAACCTGACAATGTGATTCGATTTTCTGTCAGTCACCTACCGTCACCGCCACCGAGCGGCACCAGGACGCGCTCCTGCCGGCGGAACGGGCGCACTCGGCGTATTCCAAGTCGCCGGCCGCCCCGATCAATGgcgcgtcgtcctcctcctcctcctcaggttCGTAGTTCAGCCTGGTTACCTCCAGGCTCCCTCTGCACAGCACAAGCAGATCAGCAAACATGTGGTAGTTGGTTAGTAACTAACTGATTGGTCGTTGCTGATCACTCGCTGAGGTAGACAGATTTGACATATCTTTCCATGGGAATTGATTGCCACGTTTCTCTCTCGTCATGTTGCACG includes:
- the LOC133910898 gene encoding uncharacterized protein LOC133910898 codes for the protein MDQEELCSSSSLRQCRICHDEEDEGRTSMESPCACSGSLKYAHRGCVQRWCDEKGSTLCEICLQNFEPGYTVPPKKAQPADVAVTIRGSLEVTRLNYEPEEEEEDDAPLIGAAGDLEYAECARSAGRSASWCRSVAVTFTIVLLLRHLVSVVTVGAANQHAFSILTVYLLRASGILLPFYVVMRLISVIQQGQRQYRLQLLQEQRRNASRMVRLQGQEQQHVILFR